In Phacochoerus africanus isolate WHEZ1 chromosome 1, ROS_Pafr_v1, whole genome shotgun sequence, the following are encoded in one genomic region:
- the FAM43A gene encoding protein FAM43A, whose product MLPWKKHKFELLAEAPPRQASKPKGYAVSLHYSALSSLARACPEGALSRVGSMFRSKRKKLHITSEDPTYTVLYLGNATTIQARGDGCTDLAVGKIWSKSEAGRQGTKMKLTVSAQGIRMVHAEERALRRPGHLYLLHRVTYCVADARLPKVFAWVYRHELKHKAVMLRCHAVLVSKPEKAQAMALLLYQTSANALAEFKRLKRRDDARHQQQELVGAHTIPLVPLRKLLLHGPCCYKPPVERSRSAPKLGSITEDLLGEQQEQEQELQEEEEEEHTEGCLNEEEEDRAGEGGPAEQEAEAPQELVVAMHFECGDLLETLESSREEALGEGGVSPGPEAGPPPLLLGSASDMKAELSQLINDLGELSFGNDVRSLQADLRVTRLLSGESTGSESSIEGGGPDATTATTEDQSTDCASPDEPLSG is encoded by the coding sequence ATGCTGCCGTGGAAGAAGCATAAGTTCGAGCTGCTGGCCGAGGCGCCGCCACGGCAGGCGTCCAAGCCCAAGGGCTACGCGGTGAGCCTGCACTACTCGGCGCTCAGCTCGCTGGCTCGGGCTTGCCCCGAAGGCGCGCTCAGCAGGGTGGGAAGCATGTTCCGCTCCAAGCGCAAGAAGCTGCATATCACCAGCGAGGACCCTACTTACACCGTGCTCTACCTGGGCAATGCCACCACCATCCAGGCGCGCGGCGACGGCTGCACTGACCTAGCGGTGGGCAAGATCTGGAGCAAGAGCGAGGCGGGCCGTCAGGGCACCAAGATGAAGCTGACTGTGAGTGCGCAGGGTATCCGCATGGTGCACGCCGAGGAGCGCGCGCTGCGCCGCCCAGGCCACCTCTACCTGCTGCATCGTGTTACCTACTGCGTGGCGGACGCGCGACTGCCCAAGGTCTTCGCCTGGGTGTACCGGCACGAGCTCAAGCACAAGGCAGTAATGCTACGCTGCCACGCGGTGCTGGTGTCCAAGCCCGAGAAGGCGCAGGCCATGGCCCTCCTGCTCTACCAGACGTCCGCCAACGCTCTGGCGGAATTTAAACGGCTCAAGCGGCGGGACGACGCGCGTCACCAGCAGCAGGAGCTGGTGGGCGCGCACACCATTCCCCTGGTGCCGCTGCGCAAGCTGCTCCTGCACGGACCCTGCTGCTACAAACCGCCAGTGGAGCGCAGCCGCAGCGCGCCCAAGCTCGGCTCCATTACCGAGGACCTGCTTGGCGAacagcaggagcaggagcaggagctgcaggaggaagaggaggaggagcacaCGGAGGGCTGCCtgaatgaggaggaagaggatcgAGCCGGGGAGGGAGGCCCGGCAGAGCAAGAGGCAGAGGCGCCGCAGGAGCTCGTGGTGGCCATGCACTTCGAATGCGGGGACTTGCTGGAAACGCTGGAAAGCAGCCGCGAGGAGGCGCTGGGGGAGGGCGGGGTCTCGCCGGGCCCTGAGGCTGGGCCGCCGCCTCTGCTACTGGGCAGTGCCTCCGACATGAAGGCCGAGCTCTCGCAGCTTATTAACGACCTGGGCGAACTCAGCTTCGGCAACGACGTGCGCAGCCTGCAGGCGGACCTGCGGGTGACGCGCCTGCTGTCGGGCGAGAGCACCGGCAGCGAGAGCTCCATCGAAGGCGGGGGCCCGGACGCCACTACTGCCACCACCGAGGACCAGTCCACCGACTGCGCCAGCCCAGATGAGCCCCTCTCGGGCTGA